One genomic segment of Rivularia sp. PCC 7116 includes these proteins:
- a CDS encoding methyltransferase domain-containing protein produces the protein MFESIIKTYKSTNYNFIETANPHDPLASSFQDWVNYYKLKWSIANVLKPNSILEIGVRFGYSAVAFLEAYPSAKYVGIDLDTDFFGGVKGGINWAKKITKPFNTEFIVANTQTMKLFPGDVYDLIHVDGQQDGDGSLHDLELAIKQGKYILMDGYLWTSQNFLAANDFLLKNADLLDWYGVIPGYAGELLIKVSENYLNQTHKLETTASSSLDIRQTYTKDYFTQDCGGFEAYKKNKGKILQDPRIIAVANISGYKKSGRVLDLGCGRGELSYYFASQGFSVTSIDYSKNAIELAQKCFDGDEQLRDNVEFICNDVCSVELSGKYDLAVASDIIEHLNFTEVDRLYQKVSQSLYRNGLFVLHTFPNSWYYKYHYPYRRKIAASVGAYLPPEPRSRYELLMHINEQSPRVLKKQLSKHFEHVCVWFGEPLNPGGSLVQHFTKAEMRASPSLFAIAAHEPINYEQIKNNLHMKILPSISNEEISLIVTKHPQVVDVNSEFMIHLEIGNYSDFVLNSYGDRPVHIAYHWMNQTAEDYIIFDGERTKIIPSLNKSVQKIKYKAKVKALSEKGNYLLRVTLVQEGVRWFDTQSTNLYQDVYIEIQ, from the coding sequence ATGTTTGAATCAATAATTAAAACATATAAATCTACAAATTATAATTTTATAGAAACTGCTAATCCGCACGATCCATTAGCGTCTTCGTTTCAAGATTGGGTTAACTACTATAAGCTAAAGTGGTCAATTGCTAATGTCTTAAAACCTAATTCTATTTTGGAAATAGGAGTTCGCTTTGGTTATTCCGCAGTAGCTTTTCTTGAAGCATACCCATCAGCTAAATATGTTGGGATTGATTTAGATACAGATTTTTTCGGTGGGGTTAAAGGAGGAATTAATTGGGCAAAAAAAATTACTAAACCATTTAATACTGAGTTTATCGTTGCGAATACACAAACTATGAAGTTGTTTCCAGGTGATGTGTATGACTTAATTCACGTGGATGGACAACAGGATGGAGACGGTTCGCTTCATGATTTAGAACTTGCTATAAAGCAAGGAAAATACATATTAATGGACGGATATCTGTGGACAAGTCAAAATTTTCTCGCAGCTAATGATTTTTTACTCAAGAATGCAGATTTATTGGATTGGTATGGTGTAATACCTGGCTATGCAGGAGAACTGCTAATAAAAGTATCAGAAAACTATTTGAATCAAACTCATAAATTAGAAACAACAGCTTCTTCTAGTTTGGATATTCGTCAAACTTATACAAAAGATTATTTTACACAAGACTGTGGAGGATTTGAAGCTTACAAAAAAAATAAGGGCAAAATTTTACAAGACCCAAGAATAATAGCTGTAGCAAATATTTCTGGTTATAAAAAGTCTGGTCGCGTACTTGATTTAGGTTGTGGTAGAGGAGAGCTTAGTTACTATTTTGCTAGTCAAGGTTTTTCTGTCACCTCTATAGATTATTCTAAAAATGCAATTGAATTAGCGCAAAAATGTTTTGATGGAGATGAGCAGTTAAGAGATAACGTAGAATTTATTTGTAACGATGTTTGTAGTGTGGAACTTTCAGGTAAATATGATTTAGCAGTTGCATCCGATATTATTGAGCATTTAAATTTTACGGAAGTAGATAGGCTTTATCAAAAAGTATCTCAGTCTCTTTATCGCAACGGTTTATTTGTTTTACACACCTTTCCTAATTCCTGGTACTACAAATATCACTATCCGTATCGAAGAAAAATCGCAGCTTCTGTTGGAGCTTATTTACCTCCTGAACCTCGTTCTAGATATGAATTGCTCATGCATATTAACGAGCAATCTCCACGAGTTTTAAAAAAGCAATTAAGTAAACACTTTGAGCATGTATGTGTATGGTTTGGAGAACCTCTGAATCCAGGAGGAAGCTTGGTACAACATTTTACTAAAGCAGAAATGCGTGCCTCTCCTAGCTTATTTGCAATTGCTGCTCACGAACCAATAAATTATGAGCAAATCAAAAACAATTTGCACATGAAAATATTGCCTTCTATATCTAACGAAGAAATTAGTTTAATAGTTACAAAGCATCCCCAGGTAGTAGATGTTAATAGTGAATTTATGATTCACTTAGAAATTGGAAATTATAGTGATTTTGTCCTGAATAGCTATGGCGATCGCCCAGTACATATTGCATATCACTGGATGAATCAGACCGCTGAGGATTATATTATTTTTGATGGGGAAAGAACAAAGATTATACCGAGTTTAAATAAATCCGTACAGAAAATTAAATATAAAGCGAAGGTAAAAGCACTTTCAGAAAAAGGTAATTACCTTCTAAGAGTTACCCTAGTACAAGAAGGTGTGCGATGGTTTGACACACAATCAACTAATTTATATCAAGATGTCTATATAGAAATTCAGTAA
- a CDS encoding bifunctional 2-polyprenyl-6-hydroxyphenol methylase/3-demethylubiquinol 3-O-methyltransferase UbiG, translating into MIESNNPEINVEKLMQKIREEVDKGKNQNQQPLAAVNSNAGKLNFNFNYIEALIQNAEKRAFVRTKLPEKLNRFSFPLSNKIKQYGLKIFNFIFRDQREVNFNLISALKQSIVINRQLIKEIENLRLQLNDYSSNNENTIQSLNSQIDELKTGISHVDKQFNELDSGISQLDELSKKLSTDINQINRFDQRLNEINTDVKSLKDSYLHNDIFIKNDLGQQKRLITMLLEQARQRLPETLNQEESQYVVKQEKHLTDAFYVAFEDKFRGTRENILNRLKVYLPLIEDAKIGTPEKPILDVGCGRGEWLELLRESGYTARGIDINKVMIEQCLSRGLDVIESDVILYLQSFEDNSLGAISGFHIIEHLPFETLMTLFAEAIRVIKPGGLIIFETPNPENVIVGSYSFYSDPTHRNPLPSPTIKFVAEYYGLKQVKIMNLNPYPKEFMFSGSDVEKCFEKYFYGAQDYAVIGFKS; encoded by the coding sequence ATGATTGAATCAAACAATCCCGAAATAAATGTTGAAAAATTGATGCAAAAAATTCGGGAAGAAGTAGATAAAGGAAAGAATCAAAATCAACAACCTCTTGCAGCTGTAAATTCTAATGCAGGAAAATTAAATTTCAACTTCAATTATATCGAGGCTTTAATTCAAAATGCTGAAAAAAGAGCCTTTGTAAGAACAAAATTACCAGAGAAATTAAATAGATTTTCTTTTCCTCTCAGCAATAAGATTAAGCAATACGGTTTAAAAATATTTAACTTTATATTTAGAGACCAAAGAGAAGTAAATTTTAACTTAATTAGTGCTTTAAAGCAATCGATAGTTATAAACCGTCAACTTATTAAAGAAATTGAGAATTTACGTTTGCAATTGAATGATTATTCAAGTAATAACGAAAATACTATTCAGAGTTTGAATAGCCAAATAGATGAATTAAAGACAGGTATTAGTCATGTAGACAAGCAATTTAATGAATTAGACTCCGGTATTAGCCAACTAGATGAGCTAAGTAAAAAATTAAGTACAGATATTAATCAAATAAATCGATTTGACCAACGCTTAAATGAAATCAATACTGATGTTAAATCTCTAAAAGATAGTTATTTACACAATGATATTTTTATTAAAAATGATCTAGGGCAGCAAAAGCGTTTAATTACAATGCTTTTAGAACAAGCACGCCAACGCTTACCAGAAACTTTGAATCAAGAGGAATCGCAATATGTTGTTAAGCAAGAAAAACATTTGACAGATGCGTTTTATGTTGCTTTTGAAGACAAATTTCGCGGTACCCGTGAGAACATTTTAAATAGATTAAAGGTTTATTTACCATTAATTGAAGACGCAAAAATTGGTACACCTGAAAAACCCATCCTAGATGTAGGTTGCGGTAGAGGAGAATGGTTAGAATTGTTGCGGGAGTCTGGCTATACAGCTAGAGGCATAGATATCAATAAAGTGATGATTGAGCAGTGTCTTTCTAGAGGACTCGATGTGATTGAATCTGATGTAATTTTATATTTACAGTCCTTTGAAGATAACAGTTTAGGAGCAATCTCGGGCTTTCATATTATTGAACACTTGCCATTTGAGACTCTGATGACTTTGTTCGCAGAAGCCATAAGAGTTATTAAACCAGGTGGGTTAATAATTTTTGAAACACCAAATCCAGAGAATGTAATTGTTGGCAGTTATTCGTTTTATTCCGATCCTACTCATAGAAATCCTTTGCCAAGTCCAACAATCAAATTTGTTGCTGAATATTACGGTTTGAAACAAGTCAAAATCATGAACCTAAATCCTTATCCCAAAGAATTTATGTTTTCAGGTTCGGATGTTGAAAAATGCTTCGAGAAATATTTTTACGGGGCGCAAGATTATGCAGTGATAGGATTTAAATCATGA
- a CDS encoding glycosyltransferase family 4 protein yields the protein MRVLIVTVQVPFVKGGAEILAQQLVKAVNKAGHEAEIVEIPFKWYPPERILDHMLACRLLDLSEICGQTIDRVIGLKFPAYLVEHPNKVMWLLHQHRSAYDLWGTDYCDLMHSANGLQIREAINNADNKSFEECISVFTISKNVSKRLANFNQINSTPLYHPPQNSELFYCEEIEDYFFFPSRLCTIKRQELVIEALSKTNNNVKVFFAGKADDGSYTQHLIDVANKLGVSEKAIFLGAISEEEKIRYYAKALGVIYPPLDEDYGYVTLEAMLASKPVITCKDSGGSLEFIAHEKTGLVNDSNPLSLATAMDELWENRSYSKYLGKAGREYYDSLNITWSTVVQNLIQ from the coding sequence ATGAGAGTATTAATAGTAACTGTTCAAGTTCCGTTTGTGAAAGGTGGTGCGGAGATACTTGCTCAACAGTTAGTTAAAGCTGTTAATAAAGCAGGTCATGAAGCAGAAATAGTTGAAATACCTTTTAAGTGGTATCCTCCTGAAAGGATTTTAGATCATATGCTAGCTTGCCGCTTACTAGATTTATCGGAAATTTGCGGTCAAACTATTGATAGAGTTATAGGGCTAAAGTTTCCAGCATATTTAGTCGAGCATCCTAATAAAGTTATGTGGCTACTTCATCAGCATCGTTCGGCATACGATTTATGGGGTACCGATTATTGCGATTTAATGCACTCTGCTAATGGATTGCAAATTCGTGAAGCAATTAATAATGCTGATAACAAGTCATTTGAAGAGTGTATTTCTGTTTTTACTATTTCTAAAAATGTTAGTAAACGCTTAGCGAACTTTAATCAGATAAATTCTACACCGCTTTATCATCCTCCCCAAAATTCAGAACTTTTTTACTGTGAAGAGATAGAAGATTACTTTTTCTTCCCAAGTAGGTTATGCACTATAAAAAGACAGGAACTTGTAATTGAAGCTCTTTCAAAAACAAATAACAATGTGAAAGTATTTTTTGCAGGTAAAGCAGACGATGGCAGTTATACTCAACATCTAATTGATGTCGCGAATAAATTAGGTGTTTCCGAAAAAGCAATATTTCTAGGTGCAATTAGCGAAGAGGAAAAAATCCGGTATTATGCAAAAGCTCTAGGTGTTATTTATCCACCTTTGGATGAAGATTATGGCTATGTAACTTTAGAAGCAATGCTCGCATCTAAACCTGTGATTACTTGTAAAGATTCTGGAGGTTCCTTAGAGTTTATTGCCCATGAAAAAACAGGTTTAGTTAATGATTCCAACCCTTTATCTCTTGCGACAGCAATGGATGAATTATGGGAAAATCGTTCTTATTCAAAATATCTCGGCAAAGCTGGAAGAGAATATTACGATAGCCTCAATATTACATGGTCTACCGTTGTGCAAAATTTAATTCAATGA
- a CDS encoding glycosyltransferase: MKINWFSPLPPAKTGIAEYTKCLLPALSSHAEVFLWTDRKQWDSDLEQYAKVRHYDLADIPWFEINQADLNIYHIGNNRDFHYAIWQISAQCPGLVVLHDLRLQDFFAGIYHRQKLGRDTYISHMKRYYGKEGEQVAQSFWNGTLTTEYIAELYPLTPLALENAVATVVHTKEAFNNLKDNNNLLVGYAPLPYFDNQQVAINNRLADKPFRLIILGYIGPNRCLEAVLKALSSLEQKDLFRLDIYGQVWDKDYICHQIQQLGLTKLVKIHGFVEDEELDSALANAHLAINLRYPTMGEASLSQLRIWSHALPSLVTQIGWYAEQTETTVLFVRPKQEIEDICHHLTNLIDNPEFFAQIGRNGQKILRERHNPEIYAQAIANFAYKAKKYQSSSVAYKLAEKISRDLSHWMSYELSNDQIQRTAEAIHFITNSQL; this comes from the coding sequence ATGAAAATTAATTGGTTTTCTCCTCTACCACCAGCCAAGACTGGTATTGCTGAATACACGAAATGTCTACTTCCCGCTTTAAGCTCCCATGCTGAAGTATTTCTGTGGACAGATAGAAAACAATGGGATTCAGATTTAGAACAATATGCTAAAGTTCGCCATTATGATTTAGCAGATATACCTTGGTTTGAAATTAATCAAGCTGATTTAAACATATATCACATTGGTAATAATCGAGATTTTCACTATGCAATATGGCAAATTAGTGCCCAATGTCCGGGATTAGTTGTTTTACATGATTTGAGATTACAAGATTTTTTTGCTGGTATCTATCACAGGCAAAAATTGGGTAGAGATACATATATTTCTCATATGAAGCGATATTATGGTAAAGAAGGAGAACAAGTAGCCCAAAGTTTTTGGAATGGCACTTTAACAACTGAATACATAGCCGAACTTTATCCTCTTACACCTTTGGCTTTAGAAAATGCAGTCGCAACTGTAGTTCATACTAAAGAGGCTTTTAATAATCTTAAAGACAATAATAACTTGTTGGTTGGCTATGCACCGCTACCTTATTTTGATAATCAACAAGTCGCAATAAATAATCGACTTGCTGACAAACCATTTCGACTTATAATTTTGGGGTATATTGGACCTAATCGTTGCCTCGAAGCTGTTTTAAAAGCTTTGTCTAGCCTCGAACAAAAGGATTTGTTTCGTTTAGATATTTATGGTCAAGTTTGGGATAAGGACTACATTTGCCATCAAATTCAACAATTAGGTCTTACTAAGCTAGTAAAAATACATGGTTTCGTAGAAGATGAGGAACTAGATTCGGCTTTGGCAAATGCTCATTTAGCAATTAATCTACGTTATCCTACTATGGGAGAAGCATCCTTAAGTCAACTTAGGATTTGGAGCCATGCACTACCTAGTTTAGTGACACAAATTGGTTGGTATGCAGAGCAAACTGAAACTACGGTTTTATTTGTACGTCCGAAGCAGGAAATTGAAGATATCTGCCACCATCTTACTAATTTGATTGATAATCCTGAATTCTTCGCACAGATAGGCAGAAATGGACAAAAAATATTACGAGAACGTCACAATCCAGAGATTTATGCCCAGGCGATCGCCAACTTTGCATACAAAGCTAAAAAATATCAGTCATCCTCTGTTGCATACAAATTAGCAGAAAAAATAAGTAGAGATTTGAGTCATTGGATGAGTTATGAACTCTCCAACGACCAGATACAAAGAACAGCAGAAGCTATACATTTTATTACTAATTCACAGTTGTAA
- a CDS encoding GDP-mannose 4,6-dehydratase — MTKKALITGLTGQDGSYLAELLASKGYQVYGLVRRTSTSSLERISHLGSQVEIVSGDLLDQCSLMDVINDTEPDEIYNLAAQSYVPLSWTQPALTAEYTALGVSRLLESIRRCKPDARFYQASSSEVFGQPDESPQTERTAFRPRNPYGVAKAYAHWMTANYRQHYHLYACCGITYTHESPRRGAEFVFRKITSTAAKIKLGLAKELRLGNLEAKRDWCYAKDAVRAMWLMLQQEKPDDYIIASGETHSVKELVECAFSSVGLSWQDYVSVDPEFYRPDEPVQLIGSIDKIKNQLDWQPEYSFAHLVESMVEYDLKKLTDSQV; from the coding sequence ATGACTAAAAAAGCCCTCATCACCGGTTTAACAGGACAAGACGGTTCCTATCTCGCGGAACTCCTAGCTTCTAAAGGCTACCAAGTATACGGATTAGTTCGCCGTACTAGTACTAGTAGCCTAGAGCGTATCAGCCATCTCGGGAGTCAAGTTGAAATTGTCTCGGGTGATTTATTAGACCAGTGCTCTTTGATGGATGTCATAAATGACACCGAGCCGGATGAAATTTATAATCTTGCTGCTCAAAGTTACGTTCCTTTATCTTGGACGCAACCGGCTTTAACTGCGGAATATACTGCTCTGGGTGTATCTAGATTACTAGAGTCTATTCGCCGCTGTAAACCGGATGCGAGATTTTATCAAGCTTCAAGTAGTGAAGTTTTCGGGCAGCCGGATGAGTCTCCACAAACTGAGCGCACTGCTTTTCGTCCCCGCAATCCCTATGGTGTTGCGAAAGCCTACGCTCACTGGATGACTGCTAATTATCGTCAGCACTATCACTTGTATGCTTGTTGCGGCATTACCTATACTCACGAATCACCACGGAGGGGTGCGGAGTTCGTATTTCGTAAAATTACCAGCACTGCTGCCAAGATAAAACTCGGACTTGCAAAGGAGTTAAGGCTGGGTAATCTCGAAGCAAAGAGAGATTGGTGTTATGCCAAAGATGCTGTCAGGGCAATGTGGTTAATGTTACAGCAAGAAAAGCCAGACGATTACATTATTGCTAGCGGTGAAACTCATTCTGTAAAAGAACTCGTAGAGTGCGCTTTTAGTAGTGTAGGTTTAAGTTGGCAAGACTATGTTTCTGTAGATCCAGAATTTTACCGTCCAGATGAACCAGTGCAGCTAATTGGTTCTATTGATAAAATTAAAAATCAGTTAGATTGGCAACCAGAATATTCCTTCGCACATTTAGTGGAATCGATGGTTGAATACGATTTGAAGAAGTTAACTGACAGCCAAGTTTAA
- a CDS encoding glycosyltransferase family 1 protein, translating into MLQVVIDATPIAPKPSGVGFYVANLISALQRLQAQDDFQLGIAFQPGLKKWLRGDWSFPDCLQKHPNLRLFPMPVRVSNLLISNNINPVISYFEKFFGYPNIVHGTNYSVYPCHKSRKVMNLYDLTFIKYPQFTNSVVETYTEKVKQCLQWTDLVLTISESSKQDIIKYLQVDEKKVVVTPLASRYHNNYLTDERVEELSKQIKYDFSQPYLLFVSTIEPRKNIKAIISAFNYLKEKHKIPHNLVMIGRKGWHYEPIFSAIEQSPWQSQIYHLDYLSDAMVALFYAKADAFVYPSHYEGFGLPVLEAMTLGTPVVTSNNSSLPEVAGDAALLINPDEPMQLAEAILKLISDSQLRQEFVEKGKKRAKMFSWERTAAETLKAYRSIM; encoded by the coding sequence ATGTTACAAGTTGTCATTGATGCCACTCCAATTGCTCCTAAACCAAGTGGAGTTGGCTTTTATGTTGCTAATTTAATCTCGGCTTTACAACGATTGCAAGCACAGGATGATTTCCAATTGGGAATAGCTTTTCAGCCCGGTTTAAAAAAGTGGTTGCGGGGAGATTGGAGCTTTCCCGATTGTTTGCAGAAGCATCCTAATTTGCGTTTATTTCCGATGCCGGTTAGAGTTTCTAATCTGCTAATTTCTAATAATATCAATCCAGTTATATCGTATTTTGAAAAGTTTTTTGGCTATCCTAATATAGTCCACGGTACAAATTACTCGGTTTATCCTTGCCATAAAAGTCGTAAGGTAATGAATTTGTACGACCTGACTTTTATTAAATATCCTCAGTTTACTAATTCTGTTGTGGAAACATATACGGAAAAAGTAAAGCAGTGTTTGCAGTGGACTGATTTAGTATTAACGATTTCTGAAAGTTCCAAACAAGATATTATTAAATACTTGCAGGTAGATGAAAAAAAAGTTGTTGTTACACCTTTAGCTAGTCGTTATCATAATAATTATCTGACCGATGAGAGAGTAGAGGAGTTAAGCAAGCAAATTAAGTACGATTTTTCTCAGCCTTATTTGCTGTTTGTTAGTACTATAGAACCGAGAAAAAATATTAAGGCAATAATTTCAGCTTTTAATTACTTAAAAGAAAAGCATAAAATTCCCCATAATTTGGTGATGATTGGTCGAAAAGGATGGCATTATGAACCAATATTTTCTGCCATTGAACAATCTCCTTGGCAAAGCCAAATTTATCATCTTGATTATTTATCAGATGCAATGGTAGCTCTATTTTATGCAAAAGCAGATGCATTTGTTTATCCTTCTCACTATGAAGGATTTGGTTTGCCCGTACTCGAAGCAATGACTTTGGGTACTCCGGTGGTAACTTCTAATAATTCATCATTACCGGAGGTTGCTGGAGATGCAGCTTTATTAATTAATCCCGATGAGCCGATGCAGCTTGCTGAAGCTATTTTAAAATTAATTAGCGATTCTCAGTTGCGTCAAGAATTTGTTGAGAAAGGTAAGAAAAGAGCTAAAATGTTTTCCTGGGAAAGAACTGCGGCAGAAACTTTGAAAGCTTATAGAAGTATTATGTAA
- a CDS encoding glycosyltransferase family 1 protein: protein MNLDTSLSSNLIINLSIIFSQPTGISNYAQNLFPYLKFLQPTLLTSQRYPDFDCYEIPNNLTPAQGTKGHLNRLIWTQFQLPKIYQQLKSNLLFSPIPEAPINSKCRYVVTFHDAIPLRFPKKRSPLTYYHRYYVPRILRKAEHIICNSEATAKDIHHFYQAPKSKITPILLAHDTQHFRPLANNNIQQDNPYFLYLGRQDPYKNLQRIISAFAALPISHEYQLWFAGSEDKRYTPLLKTQIQELGITERVKFLNYVPYSELPKIINQAVALVFPSLWEGFGFPVLEAMACGTPVITSNISSLPEVAGDAAILVNPYHTGELTEAMQLIATDEQLRNSLSNLGIERAKEFSWEKTGKATVEVLSRFV, encoded by the coding sequence ATGAATTTAGATACTTCCCTTAGTAGCAATTTAATTATCAATTTATCTATCATATTTTCTCAACCTACAGGCATAAGCAACTATGCCCAAAACCTTTTTCCTTACTTAAAATTTCTTCAACCGACTCTTTTAACTTCTCAAAGATATCCTGATTTTGATTGTTATGAGATACCTAATAATCTGACTCCCGCACAAGGTACAAAAGGACATTTAAATCGTTTAATATGGACGCAGTTTCAACTACCGAAAATTTATCAACAGTTAAAATCAAATTTATTATTTTCACCAATTCCTGAAGCGCCGATTAATTCCAAATGCCGCTACGTCGTTACTTTTCACGATGCAATTCCTTTACGTTTTCCAAAAAAACGTTCGCCTCTAACATATTATCATCGTTATTACGTTCCTCGAATACTCAGAAAAGCAGAACATATTATCTGCAATTCTGAAGCTACAGCCAAAGATATTCATCATTTTTATCAAGCTCCTAAAAGTAAGATTACTCCAATTCTTTTAGCACACGATACTCAACATTTTCGACCTTTAGCTAATAATAATATTCAGCAAGATAATCCTTATTTTCTTTATTTGGGAAGACAAGATCCCTATAAAAATTTACAGCGCATAATTTCAGCATTTGCAGCGTTACCAATCAGCCATGAATATCAATTATGGTTTGCAGGCTCCGAGGATAAACGCTATACACCTTTATTAAAAACACAAATACAAGAATTAGGTATTACCGAACGAGTTAAATTTCTCAATTACGTACCTTATAGCGAATTACCGAAAATTATTAATCAAGCTGTAGCCTTAGTATTTCCAAGTTTGTGGGAAGGTTTTGGATTTCCGGTATTGGAAGCAATGGCTTGCGGCACTCCGGTAATTACTTCCAATATTTCATCTTTACCAGAAGTTGCTGGAGATGCTGCAATTTTAGTTAATCCCTATCATACGGGTGAACTTACTGAAGCAATGCAGTTAATAGCTACCGACGAGCAGTTACGAAATAGTTTATCTAACCTAGGAATAGAAAGAGCTAAAGAGTTTAGTTGGGAGAAAACCGGGAAAGCTACGGTAGAAGTTTTATCGCGTTTTGTTTAA
- a CDS encoding ABC transporter ATP-binding protein produces MSEDIAIALRNVSKCFQRYAHPVDKLQEILFPGKNKTSQFWAIRDVDLEIKKGQTVGIVGRNGSGKSTLLQIIAGTLTPTTGEVVVRGRVSALLELGSGFNPEFTGKQNVFFNARLLGLSQQEIENKFDEIAAFADIGDFIKQPVKTYSSGMFVRLAFAVAVNVEPEILIVDEALAVGDIVFQHRCMRRMRSLMDSGVTTLFVSHDSGAIKTLCNSAIMIDSGKIHASDTPNNVIIQYMKLVTESELALVNPANDYQQDAVLEPTGETTSEIKLAQTRRGNRKALIENIRLFHQCGEEAEANPVFGFNEQVRLLVEVRVYQELQGCIVGFFACDKNGNELIGSNTIEENQPIDKLAAGTNLQIEFLFKLPLRPSSYSLTVAGAENYTAMTFDWIDNAIVFQVLPPDTGKRIHALVDTPISVKVSQKNLPTRA; encoded by the coding sequence ATGAGTGAAGACATAGCCATCGCTTTGAGAAATGTCTCGAAATGCTTTCAGAGATATGCTCATCCAGTTGATAAATTGCAGGAAATTTTATTCCCAGGTAAAAACAAAACCTCGCAATTTTGGGCAATACGAGATGTTGATTTAGAAATAAAAAAAGGACAAACAGTAGGCATTGTTGGCAGAAATGGTTCCGGTAAAAGTACGCTGCTACAAATTATTGCAGGTACTTTAACACCAACCACGGGGGAGGTAGTTGTCAGGGGTAGAGTTTCGGCTCTGTTAGAACTTGGAAGTGGTTTTAATCCGGAGTTTACGGGAAAACAAAATGTTTTTTTCAATGCAAGATTGTTGGGATTAAGTCAACAAGAAATTGAAAATAAATTTGATGAAATCGCCGCTTTTGCTGATATCGGAGATTTTATTAAGCAGCCTGTAAAAACTTATTCTAGCGGCATGTTTGTTCGTCTAGCTTTTGCAGTAGCTGTGAACGTTGAGCCAGAAATTTTAATCGTAGATGAAGCTTTAGCTGTTGGAGATATTGTTTTTCAACATCGCTGTATGCGACGAATGCGAAGCTTAATGGATAGTGGGGTAACTACTTTGTTTGTATCTCACGATTCTGGTGCAATTAAAACATTATGTAATTCAGCAATCATGATTGACAGCGGTAAGATTCATGCTTCTGATACACCTAATAATGTAATTATTCAATACATGAAATTGGTTACAGAAAGTGAATTGGCGTTAGTTAATCCAGCAAATGATTATCAACAAGATGCTGTTTTAGAACCTACAGGGGAAACCACTTCTGAAATAAAATTAGCACAAACTCGAAGAGGAAATCGTAAAGCATTAATTGAAAATATCCGGTTATTTCATCAATGCGGGGAAGAAGCCGAGGCAAATCCAGTTTTTGGGTTTAACGAGCAGGTAAGGTTGCTTGTTGAAGTAAGAGTTTATCAAGAGTTGCAGGGTTGTATTGTGGGTTTTTTCGCTTGCGATAAAAACGGCAATGAACTGATTGGTAGCAATACTATTGAAGAAAATCAACCTATTGATAAATTAGCAGCGGGGACTAATTTACAAATTGAGTTTTTATTCAAATTACCATTACGCCCTAGTTCTTATAGTTTAACGGTAGCTGGTGCAGAAAACTATACAGCAATGACATTCGATTGGATTGATAATGCTATCGTTTTTCAAGTATTACCACCAGATACGGGAAAAAGAATTCATGCTTTAGTAGATACACCAATAAGCGTCAAAGTATCGCAGAAAAATTTACCAACAAGAGCATAA